Proteins encoded in a region of the Leishmania infantum JPCM5 genome chromosome 5 genome:
- a CDS encoding kinetoplast-associated protein-like protein: protein MQPRLVLPSSQPLRISAQYPVGSSSAEPSSSSAAARPRGSYGVSIDPAQAPNVAAVAVATPLPPPSSSSRLLQEIEETRKLLRTFRSLKERGASRAELADLHLRVKALKAAQQCQQPNSGACKATALPLATSTTADAEAAAATAAARPSLACSPKAAPPLPCVHRHADVAFHEGAAGWTAESSHSLHQPQQRGVEEAHVAHRDGRLPEGRHHHHHHRHRHRHNDVRVDRAASLSISTSLSTAAAQASTAVCNGIFNAASSGSAGVCSAVALQPSTASAVPGYLVQISSIVFAIALAEAHTRREIAQRWERRWLRHWANFKEERIAIALRPPTTATAALSRPQLQPERWAEAAPMALPHEWQQRQQAVSPATASVEGSSVATATAARTVGASLAPVPAKSVGEAFTATTSSPAVAGLEETSPLSAGHRSGDEAHHVAEEQEKTIPDVDDAAVAKDLLAWASPLPQHQQHPAAPVTEQELEASACAAADATAEAAAAVRNVEDEEATARTATESAAAEARKRMKMAEVTARLRAEEPQESVQSFMAAEAGARVTLEGDEARLRISHVAAERDGAQRVALAAAEAESRRRAQEEQVGQEAAARAAASKREEEKEREAAARRAAEEQQQAAADTEAAERRSVEQQWQEAVRLSESLLSDRIKDAVAAAPPLAYSKGTRAPERPSRDELAMMEDAQAREAADAQACLRERQQAAEQGVAAFGAAADAVLGEWISTAAMEAEQAASVEAARRRKAEEAAAQAKAVAQERASAAEAARAAVARTEDEGRAALTASEEEVWQWLQLQHGAGLESTRLAALAAEGKAACHRAEEEAAAARLTLEMSASKEAARAKAIQEAVRLQAEQQAAAMTVTLCSAVAEFSKNLVDGCLAEAAQQVSEQVKAAALEELQMQRRERVEGEEASARDDTYGDALDELARLREEEAAAQVRKRMEVEAVAVAKEQQQQQQRMQAAAQYFRICELSEALLLEFLHDAAATAAAARTAAVANDRLAEASPPAALPEGEEGAASAVMEDGQQHQHHHPSADDAAEEPNARADKRQGDGVDSPDKANVDTAAPGAVAATASLSLSPSSSAGPSSFFVESVSADATPRAVTTGVLQGHAVEGLGLLSPTVLVHVVDGLLSDVLRDAAMEAQRGGAGAVGAISEDIASRAHAGQRAREHCKPLPNGSDASFVSIGHGSSHSTLGCSPPWEPQPKPLELPLALVVRDAAGDRVPQVQYTGGEPKDCAEAGVVIGGAGNVTASPAEVSDVDSCAPHRRIVSPLLIPSMDVAIVSTSSTSTASVTDGRRRGCARGSAGATATASSPLHCFSTASSADDDDAACSSLTAPGAPCPLNLLQHGVLSPLLCQQHGGNGGVPHDGGEASTPTDSEDAAGTTTVAALADRPSLSENSRARRQLPESTGTGDHEAASDADGMLSAVVAMDHRVMGITEDLRAFQLDAPPPPHGAAEQRAGVRIAAYDTLTADAVAAVADSLVQRAVHDASLLFDFRGQSAVPNTDSDHQESHDAVKVDHAAAPPFLFAIAQSHEQGTAEGKSSDNGSGGGTSSSACAGDVDAHTEKRASIAEMGSGFTSGDAREATLRVNRSLSPAAAAVAVEGIAGSHAPLASLSTLVSAVAAPNDFVARLRQQEAEKKAAAHQQNRYLTSRELALVAARYLTSEAAAAHVMEVGPTTTLSARAVELVLSVGLVRAATLENRRARRRMEKAEKGDGSSARGDGSTSGGGVLVGESGSQKLTPGGGAASAMMDSPDAPLPSLGGGGDGGGFPTGTIGGAGAAGDDEGVNVQLVPPTARCRSGGGDLSMPEPTASSAVGDFAHASGDVKDTGMSGGPTDLGSQPLSPRSSSSIGSASQPTTGGGVKGALAANPAQHQVGVRDKLPADWATALRGVAERVARDFIDYASRRVLLGQGEGQSNQDHLRTARRIHIDALEGVDVPALFTQELQPRDVARLTSYYVELATNGPRDRVDPLCAPAALGEHNIFGHRGSVRNEDVASFGNLDAASASVFAPPTRPRSLFASSHLLPSHKNHLLSAATAIHVRRAGLLHLVLEQCLSNVLHDLVGDTVGWLWTACLQAAPPGAAPNGTQ from the coding sequence ATGCAACCGAGATTGGTGCTGCCCAGCTCGCAGCCTCTAAGGATCTCAGCGCAGTATCCAGTGGGGTCGTCTTCGGCAGAACCGTCATCATCATCGGCCGCGGCTCGGCCTCGAGGGTCGTATGGCGTGTCCATCGACCCTGCACAAGCCCCGAatgtcgccgccgtggcggtagcgacgccactgccgccaccatcTTCCTCGTCACGACTTCTGCAGGAGATCGAGGAAACCCGTAAACTCCTTCGCACCTTCCGCTCGTTGAAGGAGCGCGGCGCGAGCCGTGCTGAGCTGGCAGATCTTCACCTCCGTGTCAAGGCCCtcaaggcggcgcagcagtgccagCAACCAAATTCCGGCGCATGCAAGGCGACAGCTCTCCCTCTGGCTACGTCCACTACCGCGGAcgcagaagctgctgcagcaacagcagcggcgcgtccgTCGCTCGCTTGCTCACCcaaggcggcgccaccatTGCCATGCGTGCACCGTCACGCAGACGTCGCATTCCACGAGGGAGCAGCTGGGTGGACTGCGGAATCAAGCCACAGTTTGCATCAACCTCAGCAGCGaggcgtcgaggaggcgcacgtTGCACATCGCGACGGACGGCTACCGGAAGGCAggcatcatcatcatcatcaccgtcaccgtcaccgccacaATGACGTCCGTGTGGACCGGGCGGCATCGCTGTCCATCTCTACGAGCCTATCTACAGCCGCAGCACAGGCTTCGACGGCAGTGTGCAACGGCATCTTTaacgccgccagcagcggcagcgctggcgttTGCAgtgccgtggcgctgcagccaagcacggcgtcggcagTGCCCGGATACCTTGTGCAGATCAGCTCGATCGTCTTTGCCATCGCGCTcgcggaggcgcacacgcgtcgTGAGATCGCGCAACGATGGGAGCGCCGGTGGCTGCGGCACTGGGCGAACTTCAAGGAGGAGCGCATCGCCATAGCCCTGCGCCCGCCCaccacagcgacagcggcgctgtcacgtccgcagctgcagccggaGAGGTGGGCGGAGGCTGCCCCGATGGCGCTACCTCACGaatggcagcagcggcaacaggcggtgtcgccggcgacggcgagtgTGGAGGGGAGCAGTGTTGCGACAGCCACCGCAGCCCGCACTGTCGGCGCTTCTCTTGCGCCAGTGCCGGCCAAGAGCGTTGGGGAGGCGTTCACAGCTACAACAAGCAGCCCAGCGGTGGCGGGTCTTGAAGAGAcgtcgccgctctcggcCGGTCACCGCAgtggcgacgaggcgcaccATGTCGCTGAAGAACAAGAGAAGACGATCCCCGACGtggacgacgccgctgtggcAAAAGACTTGCTGGCGTGGGCAAGTCCTCTTccacagcaccagcagcatcCGGCAGCACCGGTAACAGAACAAGAGTTAGAGGCGAgcgcatgcgccgctgctgatgcgacTGCCGAAGCGGCTGCAGCCGTGAGGAACGTGGAGGACGAAGAAGCTACcgcgcgcacagcgacggagagcgctgcggcagaggcaCGGAAGCGTATGAAGATGGCTGAAGTCACAGCGCGCCTCAGAGCTGAGGAGCCGCAGGAGTCTGTGCAGTCATTCATGGCCGCTGAAGCAGGGGCCCGTGTCACCCTCGAAGGCGATGAGGCCCGCTTGAGGATCTCGCACGTTGCAGCGGAGAGGGACGGCGCCCAGCGCGTTGCCCttgcggcagcagaggcggagtCTCGGCGGAGAGCGCAGGAGGAACAGGTGGGTcaggaggcagccgcgcgagcagcggcgtccaagagagaggaagagaaggagcgagaagctgctgcgcgtcgtgCGGCCGAGGAGCAACAgcaagctgcagcagacaCCGAAGCTGCAGAGCGGCGTTccgtggagcagcagtggcaggaAGCCGTCCGTCTGTCCGAGTCACTTCTGTCCGATCGGATCAAGGATGCTGTTGCAGCGGCTCCGCCGTTGGCTTACTCGAAGGGCACGCGTGCACCCGAACGTCCATCGCGCGATGAGCTAGCAATGATGGAGGACGCACAAGCAAGAGAGGCCGCGGACGCGCAGGCCTGCCTACGTGAGCGGCAGCAAGCAGCGGAGCAGGGTGTTGCGGCTttcggcgcagcagcggatgcTGTGCTTGGTGAGTGGATcagcacggcagcgatggaggCCGAGCAGGCAGCGTCGGTTGAGGCAGCCAGGCGGAGAAAGGCAGAAGAAGCCGCAGCTCAAGCGAAGGCTGTGGCGCAGGAGAGGGCATCTGCGGCTGAGGCTGCACGCGCCGCGGTCGCACGGACCGAAGACGAAGGCAGGGCTGCACTGACAGCTTCGGAAGAGGAGGTGTGGCAgtggctgcagctgcagcacggaGCTGGCCTTGAGTCGACGCGTCTCGCAGCTCTTGCAGCCGAGGGAAAGGCCGCGTGCCACCgtgctgaggaggaggcagctgctgcccgtCTGACGTTGGAGATGAGTGCATCCAAAGAAGCAGCGCGTGCCAAGGCCATCCAGGAGGCCGTGCGCTtgcaggcggagcagcaggcagctGCGATGACCGTTACGCTGTgctccgccgtcgccgagtTCTCCAAGAATCTTGTGGACGGCTGCCTAGCCGAGGCAGCACAGCAGGTATCCGAACAAGTAAAAGCGGCCGCTCTGGAGGAGTTGCAGATGCAACGGCGCGAGAGGGTCGAAGGGGAAGAGGCGTCGGCGCGAGATGACACGTACGGCGACGCGCTTGACGAACTGGCGAGactgcgcgaggaggaagcagccgcacagGTCCGCAAGCGCATGGAGGTCGAAGCTGTGGCTGTCGcgaaggagcagcagcagcagcagcagcgtatGCAAGCGGCTGCACAGTATTTTCGGATTTGCGAGTTAAGTGAAGCTCTGCTGCTCGAATTCCTgcacgacgctgccgccaccgccgcggcggcacgcacggcagccgTCGCTAACGATCGTCTTGCCGAAGCGTCACCGCCGGCTGCCTTACcagaaggggaagagggagcagCGAGCGCTGTCATGGAGGAcggacagcagcaccagcaccaccacccgtCTGCCGATGACGCCGCTGAAGAGCCGAACGCTCGCGCAGACAAGAGGCAGGGGGACGGCGTCGACAGCCCTGACAAGGCTAACGTagacacagcagcaccgggaGCCGTGGCCGCTACAGcgtcactctctctctcgccgtcgtcttctGCCGGCCCGTCGTCTTTCTTCGTGGAATCCGTCTCTGCGGATGCGACTCCGAGGGCTGTCACAACTGGCGTGCTGCAAGGCCATGCGGTCGAGGGCTTAGGGCTTCTGTCGCCCACCGTTTTAGTGCACGTCGTCGATGGCCTCCTCTCTGATGTTCTCCGTGATGCAGCCATGGAGGCGCAGaggggcggtgctggtgctgtcgGCGCGATCAGCGAGGATATAGCAAGCCGAGCACACGCAGGGCAGAGGGCGAGGGAGCACTGCAAGCCCCTGCCCAACGGCTCCGACGCGTCCTTCGTGTCGATTGGCCATGGCAGCTCGCACTCAACCCTTGGGTGCTCCCCACCGTGGGAGCCGCAGCCGAAGCCTCTGGAGCTACCGCTCGCCCTCGTGGTCCGTGATGCTGCAGGCGACCGTGTGCCACAAGTGCAGTACACGGGGGGCGAGCCCAAGGACTGTGCGGAGGCTGGCGTGGTTATTGGCGGGGCCGGCAACGTCACGGCGTCTCCGGCTGAGGTCTCGGACGTGGACAGCTGCGCCCCACACCGGCGCATCGTCTCACCTCTCTTGATACCATCAATGGACGTCGCCATcgtcagcacctcctccacttcGACAGCTTCAGTAACGGacggaagaagaagaggctGCGCTCGCGGCTCCGCCGGCGCGACTGCAACGGCGTCGTCACCGCTGCACTGCTTCTCCACGGCATCCtcggccgacgacgacgacgcggcctGCAGCTCCCTCACCGCCCCGGGGGCGCCATGCCCGCTCaatctgctgcagcacggtgTTTTGTCTCCGCTACTGtgccagcagcacggcggcaacggcggcgtaccccacgatggcggcgaggcaAGCACGCCTACCGACAGTGAAGATGCGGCGGGCACTACAACGGTCGCTGCATTGGCTGATCGGCCCTCGTTATCGGAGAATAGCCGAGCAAGACGGCAGCTTCCAGAGAGCACCGGGACCGGCGACCACGAGGCCGCCTCCGACGCAGATGGAATGCTGTCCGCGGTGGTCGCAATGGACCACAGAGTCATGGGAATCACAGAGGACTTGCGCGCTTTTCAGCTAgacgcaccgccaccgccacatggcgcagccgagcagcgcgctgGAGTGCGTATCGCTGCCTATGATACACTCACGGCAgacgctgtggcggcggtggcagactctctggtgcagcgcgcggTTCACGACGCGTCTCTTCTCTTCGACTTTCGGGGGCAGTCGGCAGTGCCGAACACCGACAGCGATCACCAGGAGTCTCACGACGCCGTCAAGGTCGAccacgcagcggcaccaccgttTCTTTTCGCCATCGCTCAGAGCCACGAGCAGGGCACGGCGGAAGGCAAGAGCAGTGACaatggcagcggtggtgggaCGTCCTCATCCGCTTGCGCCGGGGATGTCGATGCACATACCGAGAAGAGGGCCAGCATCGCGGAGATGGGCTCAGGCTTCACGAGTGGCGACGCTCGGGAAGCCACCCTGCGTGTTAATCGGTCGCTTTcgccggccgctgccgcggtggccgtgGAAGGCATCGCTGGTTCGCATGCGCCGCTCGCAAGCCTGTCTACCCTCGtctccgccgtggcggcaccAAACGACTTCGTGGctcggctgcggcagcaagaggcagagaagaaggcggcggcgcatcaACAAAACCGCTACCTCACCAGTCGCGAGCTGGCGCTCGTCGCGGCGCGTTACTTGACGTCGgaagcggccgcagcgcatgTGATGGAGGTTggccccaccaccacgctTTCGGCCCGTGCCGTGGAGCTTGTTCTGTCGGTGGGGCTCGTGCGTGCAGCCACACTGGAGAAtcgacgcgcgcgccgccgcatggagaaggcggagaagggagaCGGGAGCAGCGCCAGGGGCGATGGCAGCACATCGGGTGGCGGTGTGCTCGTGGGAGAGAGCGGGTCGCAGAAGTTGACCCcaggcggtggagctgccTCAGCGATGATGGACAGCCCGGACGCGCCGCTCCCGTCGctgggcggcggtggtgatggaggTGGATTTCCGACGGGTACCATCGGCGGGGCAGGCGCGGCAGGGGACGACGAGGGCGTCAATGTTCAACTCGTGCCACCAACCGCAcgttgccgcagcggcggcggcgacttgAGCATGCCTGAGCCTACCGCCTCGAGCGCTGTGGGCGATTTTGCGCACGCGAGCGGGGACGTCAAGGATACGGGCATGAGTGGCGGGCCCACAGATCTGGGGTCCCAGCCCCTGTCACCGCGGTCGTCGTCATCGATCGGGTCCGCCTCTCAGCCGACGACAGGTGGTGGCGTCAAAGGCGCGCTCGCAGCGAAtccagcgcagcaccaggtTGGGGTGCGCGACAAGCTGCCAGCGGACTGGGCcaccgcgctgcgcggcgtggCGGAGCGGGTCGCGCGCGACTTCATCGACTACGCCTCccgccgcgtgctgctcggccAAGGTGAGGGCCAGTCGAACCAAGATCACCTGCGCACTGCGCGACGCATCCACATCGACGCCCTCGAGGGCGTCGATGTGCCGGCGCTCTTCACGcaagagctgcagccgcgcgaTGTGGCGCGGCTGACCTCCTACTACGTCGAGCTAGCGACCAACGGGCCGCGTGACCGCGTCGACCCTCTCTGCGCCCCCGCCGCGCTTGGCGAGCACAACATCTTCGGtcaccgcggcagcgtgaGAAACGAGGATGTCGCCAGCTTCGGCAACCTCGAcgcagcgtcggcgagcGTGTTTgcgccaccgacgcggcCCCGGTCCCTCTTCGCATCCTCCCACCTCCTTCCATCGCACAAAAACCACCTGCTGTCGGCAGCCACAGCCATTCACGTGCGTCGCGCCGGACTGCTGCATCTGGTGCTGGAGCAGTGCCTGTCGAACGTGCTGCATGACCTGGTCGGGGACACGGTGGGCTGGCTCTGGACCGCCTGTCTgcaagcagcaccgccgggAGCCGCACCGAATGGCACGCAGTAg
- a CDS encoding ATPase alpha subunit encodes MRRFVAQYVAPAMGRLASTAAAGKSAAPGQKSFFKATEMIGYVHSIDGTIATLIPAPGNPGVAYNTIIMIQVSPTTFAAGLVFNLEKDGRIGIILMDNITEVQSGQKVMATGKLLYIPVGAGVLGKVVNPLGHEVPVGLLTRSRALLESEQTLGKVDAGAPNIVSRSPVNYNLLTGFKAVDTMIPIGRGQRELIVGDRQTGKTSIAVSTIINQVRSNQQILSKNAVISIYVSIGQRCSNVARIHRLLRSYGALRYTTVMAATAAEPAGLQYLAPYSGVTMGEYFMNRGRHCLCVYDDLSKQAVAYRQISLLLRRPPGREAYPGDVFYLHSRLLERAAMLSPGKGGGSVTALPIVETLSNDVTAYIVTNVISITDGQIYLDTKLFTGGQRPAVNIGLSVSRVGSSAQNVAMKAVAGKLKGILAEYRKLAADSVGGSQVQTVPMIRGARFVALFNQKNPSFFMNALVSLYACLNGYLDDVKVNYAKLYEYLLVNKDLSVMYGTATNKFFYMYVQQLNYVIRFFTLNHPILNAEVEEMLKQHTHLFLQHYQSKMNAIKTEKEIKALKNLLYSCKRAV; translated from the coding sequence ATGCGCCGCTTCGTGGCCCAGTACGTGGCGCCCGCCATGGGGCGCCTTGcgtcgacggctgctgccggcaaGTCTGCCGCGCCGGGCCAGAAGTCGTTCTTCAAGGCGACGGAGATGATTGGCTACGTGCACTCGATCGACGGCACGATCGCGACGCTGATCCCCGCGCCGGGCAACCCCGGCGTTGCGTACAACACGATCATCATGATCCAGGTGAGCCCGACGACGTTCGCGGCGGGGCTTGTGTTCAACCTGGAGAAGGACGGCCGGATAGGCATCATCCTTATGGATAACATCACGGAGGTGCAGTCCGGCCAGAAGGTGATGGCGACGGGCAAGCTGCTTTACATCCCCGTGGGTGCAGGCGTGCTGGGCAAGGTCGTGAACCCGCTGGGCCACGAGGTGCCGGTGGGGCTGTTGACGCGgtcgcgcgcgctgctggagagcgAGCAGACGCTGGGCAAGGTGGACGCTGGCGCGCCGAACATCGTGTCGCGCTCGCCGGTGAACTACAACCTGCTGACCGGCTTCAAGGCAGTGGACACGATGATCCCGATCGGGCGCGGCCAGCGCGAGCTGATCGTGGGTGACCGCCAGACCGGCAAGACGTCGATCGCGGTGTCGACGATCATCAACCAGGTGCGCAGCAACCAGCAGATCCTGTCGAAGAACGCGGTCATCTCGATCTACGTGTCGAtcgggcagcgctgctccaACGTCGCGCGCAtccaccgcctgctgcgctcgtacggcgcgctgcgctaCACGACGGTGATGGCTGCCACGGCCGCGGAGCCGGCGGGCCTGCAGTACCTCGCGCCGTACTCGGGGGTGACGATGGGCGAGTACTTCATGAaccgcggccgccactgcctgtgtgtgtacgACGACCTGTCGAAGCAGGCCGTTGCGTACCGCCAGatctcgctgctgctgcggcgcccgCCGGGCCGCGAGGCGTACCCTGGTGATGTGTTCTACCTGCACTCGCGCCTGCTGGAGCGCGCCGCGATGCTGTCGCCTGGCAAGGGCGGCGGCtccgtgacggcgctgccgatcGTGGAGACGTTGTCGAACGATGTGACGGCGTACATTGTCACGAACGTCATCTCCATCACAGACGGCCAGATCTACCTGGACACGAAGCTGTTCACCGGCGGCCAGCGCCCGGCCGTGAACATCGGCCTGTCCGTGTCGCGCGTCGGCTCGTCCGCGCAGAACGTGGCGATGAAGGCGGTGGCCGGCAAGCTGAAGGGCATCCTCGCGGAGTACCGCAAGCTGGCGGCGGACTCGGTGGGCGGGAGCCAGGTGCAGACGGTGCCGATgatccgcggcgcgcgcttcGTCGCGCTGTTCAACCAGAAGAACCCGTCGTTCTTCATGAACGCGCTTGTGTCGCTGTACGCGTGCCTGAACGGGTACCTGGACGACGTGAAGGTGAACTACGCGAAGCTCTACGAGTACCTGCTGGTGAATAAGGACCTGAGCGTGATGTACGGGACAGCGACGAACAAGTTCTTCTACATgtacgtgcagcagctgaactACGTGATCCGCTTCTTCACGCTGAACCACCCGATCCTGaacgcggaggtggaggagatgctgaagcagcacacgcacctgtTCCTGCAGCACTACCAGTCGAAGATGAACGCGATcaagacggagaaggagatCAAGGCGCTCAAGAACCTGCTGTACTCGTGCAAGCGTGCCGTCTAA
- a CDS encoding putative cdc2-related kinase, producing MRSSDPTPARPTGFQRYQRQHKVGEGSYGKVFLCTDVVEGGTVAVKTSQWNSGEEGLSVSSIREVSLLKEIRHPNVVRLLDLFTEEKKLCIVFERMEKDLRSVLSTRQTPIVGRKLKHMMYQLLSALHACHSRRVVHRDIKPGNILVSADEQTVKLADFGMGRAFGLALQSYTYRIATLYYRAPEVLLGDRYYLPSVDMWSMGCVMAELALRRALFRGEGEYSQLITIFGIMGTPNERVWPGVSRLPHYNAEFPSWVPTSLEKYIPTLDPEGIALLKAMLRYDPQRRITALQAMQHPFFDDVRDECEARLQQQQP from the coding sequence ATGCGGAGCAGCGACCccacgccggcgcggccgacAGGCTTCCAGCGCTACCAACGCCAGCACAAGGTGGGCGAGGGGTCCTATGGCAAGGTGTTTCTGTGCACCGATGTCGTCGAgggcggcaccgtcgccgtgaAGACGAGTCAGTGGAACTCCGGCGAGGAGggcctctccgtctcctcgaTTCGCGAGGTATCACTCTTGAAGGAGATACGCCACCCAAAcgtggtgcggctgctggacCTCTTCACCGAGGAGAAGAAGCTCTGTATCGTATTCGAGCGCATGGAGAAGGACCTGCGTAGCGTTCTGTCGACCCGGCAGACCCCTATCGTGGGCAGGAAGCTGAAACACATGATGTACCAGCTTCTGAGCGCCCTGCACGCctgccacagccgccgcgtcgtgcATCGCGACATCAAGCCCGGAAACATTCTTGTGAGCGCCGACGAGCAGACAGTGAAGCTCGCCGACTTTGGTATGGGGCGTGCCTTCGGCCTTGCCCTGCAGAGCTACACCTATCGCATCGCCACGCTCTACTACCGTGCGCCAgaggtgctgctcggcgatCGCTACTACCTGCCCTCCGTGGATATGTGGTCTATGGGGTGCGTCATGGCGGAGCTGGCACTGCGCCGCGCTCTGTTCCGTGGCGAGGGCGAGTACTCGCAGCTCATCACCATCTTCGGTATTATGGGGACGCCGAACGAACGCGTGTGGCCTGGCgtgtcgcggctgccgcactACAACGCCGAGTTTCCAAGCTGGGTGCCGACGTCGCTGGAGAAGTACATACCTACCCTAGATCCGGAGGGGATAGCGTTGCTGAAGGCGATGCTGCGGTACGACCCACAGCGCCGTATTACCGCGTTGCAGGCAATGCAGCACCCCTTTTTTGACGACGTGCGAGACGAGTGCGAAGCTCGGttgcaacagcagcagccgtag
- a CDS encoding nuclear receptor binding factor-like protein, translating to MAKVASAGWRYARCGPISQVLAYEMFDITPGKEEAVVQMATAPLHRVDAAVVNGTALGRKRVNMASFPRIGGCEGVGKVVRAPAAAAATPSPVKEGDTVWVAPLHGTWATNIAVPVSQLHKIDPRQAEMAATASNFLVAQQLLDGYARLQKGDIVIQNGGSSLTSLAVSALAKAYGVKVLTAATPSARFADAKQRHAKYGSDVFEYNGAGSRAMQAAVGKRGAALYLNGVGGRYFDSLLKCVGPMAHVVTYGAQNGFGLFISGSSLIYNEVTMAGLFAPTFLSSMSYGERQAKLEFVLRAVQEAGIAYPMATAPSLEKLPEVWDDVYVNGGRKAVVKMAA from the coding sequence ATGGCCAAGGTGGCCTCCGCTGGTTGGCGCTACGCCCGCTGCGGCCCCATCAGCCAAGTGTTAGCCTACGAAATGTTTGACATCACCCCTGGTAAGGAGGAAGCGGTGGTGCAGATGGCAACGGCGCCCTTGCAtcgcgtcgacgccgctgtcgtgaACGGCACGGCGCTCGGCCGCAAGCGCGTCAACATGGCATCCTTTCCCCGTATCGGCGGGTGCGAAGGTGTGGGCAAAGTGGTGCGTGctccggcagctgctgcagcgacgccttCGCCGGTGAAGGAGGGCGACACGGTGtgggtggcgccgctgcatgGCACGTGGGCGACGAACATCGCAGTGCCGGTGTCGCAGCTGCATAAGATTGATCCGAGGCAAGCGGAGATGGCGGCAACGGCCTCCAACTTCCTCGTagcccagcagctgctggatgGCTATGCCCGGCTGCAGAAGGGCGACATCGTCATCCAGAACGGCGGAAGTAGCCTAACCTCTCTAGCGGTCTCGGCGTTGGCCAAGGCCTACGGTGTAAAGGTGCtgaccgccgccacgccgagTGCTCGCTTCGCAGACGCGAAGCAGCGACATGCGAAGTACGGCTCTGACGTCTTTGAGTACAACGGGGCCGGGTCGCGCGCAATGCAGGCCGCCGTTGgcaagcgcggcgccgccctctaCCTCAACGGCGTCGGCGGTCGCTACTTCGACTCGCTTCTCAAGTGCGTCGGCCCTATGGCGCACGTCGTCACGTACGGCGCGCAGAACGGCTTCGGCCTGTTCATCTCCGGCTCCAGTCTCATCTACAACGAGGTCACCATGGCTGGCCTGTTTGCCCCCACGTTCCTGAGCTCGATGTCCTACGGCGAGCGTCAGGCAAAGCTGGAGTTTGTGCTGAGGGCCGTGCAGGAGGCCGGCATCGCCTACCCGATGGCAACGGCACCGTCGCTGGAGAAGCTCCCGGAGGTCTGGGACGACGTGTACGTCAACGGCGGGCGCAAGGCCGTCGTGAAGATGGCGGCCtga